AAATTCATAATGTTTGACTCCagtcaaagctaatatgcgaagtaaataaaatcGGAGGGGGTAATACCGTGTGAGTGGATAGGAACAAATGGAAGCAAAGATAAAGTTTATTTAATATACAACATTCAAAAAAACATATCATTTCTTTACGGTGATAACATAAAAAAACTAATTTATGGTGATTTGGTTCGCGTGTGCCTCCCAAGTTTGCATGCCCCTGGGCCCTGGTATTATATGTAGTGAGAAAATGTCTGGTGAAAACCAGGTTATCGTAAAGTCTCAATGAAAAACACATTTAGAATTATTCAAAAATCCACAAAACAAATACATTATACTATCTGGGTGATGTTCTTAGAACTCATTCATTTGGGAGGTATGTAAAAACAAATAGCATAAATACTGTTATTTTACTGTCCGCCACTCAATAACGAGTACCATTATAAGCATCAATAGGCATAAAGGACATGGAGAAGAGATATGTTAGTGACTTTCTAACAGATTTGCACTAGAAACTTCTTTGATGACAACAAAGATAgtgctccctctgtaaagaaatatattaGGGGGAATGTGAGGACCTATGTAGGATTGTTTAGTATGTCTAGAGGGGTTGAATAGATTATCAGCAAGTACGGAGGACTATTTTCCCAATCTTAATGTTTTGGAATTTTCAGGTTTTCTAGTGGTAGCCTAAGAACACTCTACAAATTCAAGTATGGTAGAGTAAAGCAACAAAAGACAACACTCGCAAAAGTAAAGGTAAAGGTTAGGAGAACACAAACACAGGTAGGCTCAATGATTTTTTCTATGGTTCAGATAGTTGGTCCTATCTTAGTCCATATTGATCGAGGCTTCAAACCAGGAAGTCTCTCGGGTCACTTATGTTTCCGATTGTGAGATCCATAAAGGAACTAGTCGGCAGAGGTGTACACCCACAAAGGGTCCTTGAAAGAGCAACCAACATATGCCATCATGGCACACAAACCACTAAGGTGTAGCTTCACTCGGGGtacatcttcatgaagtaggcgatctccgtTCTAGTACATAATTATTGGTTCCTTCACACCTTGTAGCCTCCCAGATGGTTAGTGATAAATCTTTTACACTGACGCTCCAAAAGATAATCAAACTCTCTCAAGATACGACTTTGGACTGGATTTTAATTGCTCGCATACATGAAACCATGTGGGCCATCCTAGATGTGGGTGTTTGGGTAGAGTGGTGGACCTGCTGGTGGTCATCATAAAGTAATCTCACTAGCTAGGAATTCGGGCATTTGACAAGATGTTTGTTTTCTTTATGTAGATTTAATGTGAAAGGATGGCATTTTTATTCAACATTGAATGATGATTTTTGGAACTATTTTTGCAGAAATACTGAGGTGAAACTGCAAAATGGCAGATGCTGCTCTCCTTCttgtcacaaaaaaaattggaaaagcGGTGGCAGCAGAAACACTGAGTTATGCTAGACCATTTCTTGAAAAGAAATCTAGATCTATTAAAGCGCTCCCAGATAAGATGATACTGATAAAGAATGATCTTGAGCTTATCCGAGCATATCTCAAGGAAGTTGACAGGAAAGGTTTCACAGATCTAGTCACTGAAATATGGACAGGGCAAGCCCGAAAATTGGCGTATGATATGGAAGACATTGTGGATCAGTTTACTTATGTGGTTGGTAAACACCATCTAGATGGAGCATGGTGGAGTTTCTTCACTAAATCTCAGGACCCGTTTACACTTGATGAAATTGCTACTGCAGTTAAGAGAATAAATAAGGAACTGAAACGGCTTAAAGAATGCAGAGACTGGACTCAACCAGTTGGAGGGAGTGATGTTCCTGCAAAAGATTATAACACCCAACAACAAATGTATCTTCCTGGACATGGTTACTCAATTTCTGATGAAGAACTTATAGGGCTGGATAGAAATAGAAAAatcttgatgaggttattgaatttGAATAACTGTTCTCATCTGCAGATTATTGCTGTGTGTGGTATGGGTGGCATTGGAAAAAGCACTCTTGTCAACAATGTGTTCAGAAAGGAAGCATCCAAATTTGAATGCCATGCGTGGGTTTCAGTCTCTCAGTCATACAATATGTATGATATTTGGAGAAGCATGCTAAAAGAAATATATTCTAAAGAGAAGAAAGAATTTGATGCTGAAAAGATGACCGGTGCAGAGATGCAAATGGAATTGAAGAAAATCCTAGAGACAAAGCAATACTTGATCGTATTGGATGATGTCTGGACAGCTGAAGTTTTTAGAGAACTCAAAGAGGTTCTTGTTGATACAGGGATGGGAAGCAGAGTAGTAATCACAACAAGAATTGAGCAAGTAGCTTCAGTTGCTGATGATAGCTACAAGATCAAAGTTGAGCctcttgaggaggaggaggcatggTGTTTGTTTCGCCGGAATGCATTTCCGAGAACTAAAAATCACATCTGCCCATTAGTGTTACAAGAGTGTGGTAAATCGATAGTGGAGAAGTGTGATGGTTTACCATTAGCTCTTGTGGCCATAGGAAGCACATTGTCTCATAAAGCGCAAGATGTTGCAGAGTGGAAGCGATTTTATAATCAGCTTATCTGGGAGCTACACAACAATGGCGACCTAAATCGTGTGGTGAAAATTCTGAATCTAAGCTACAAATACTTGCCAGACCATCTGAAGAGTTGTTTCATGTATTGTGCCATGTTCCCAGAAGACCACATGATCCACAGAAAAAGATTGATTAGAATGTGGGTTGCGGAAGGGTTTATTGAACAAAGGGGAGCATGCAGTTTAGAAGATGTTGCTGAAGGTTACCTGAGAGAGCTCGTTCAACGAGGCATGCTTCAGGTGGTAAAGAGGAACAGTTTTAACAGGATCAAGTGTGTTCGAATGCACGATCTTGTGCGTGAATTAGCCCTTTTCCAATCCAAGAGAGAGAGTTTCGGAACAACTTATGATGATAGTCACGGGGTGATGCATTTGGAGTCGGATTCTCGTCGCATGTCGGTGCTCCAATGCAAAAATGACATTCAACCAAGCATAGGTCAATGCAGGCTTCGTACCTTCATAGCATTTAGCACCAGCAAGGCAtcatcttcactgtttccgtcagaATCTAAGTACCTTGCTGTGTTAGAGCTATCGGGTTTACCTATTGAGACTATTCCAAATTCAATTGGGGAGTTATTCAACCTGAAGTATTTGGGCCTCAACAAGACCAATGTGAAGATACTCCCAAGATCTACCATGAATCTTCACAACTTAGAAACATTGAGTCTTCAAGATACAGACTGTGTGCATCTCCCTCGAGGGTCTGAGAAGCTGAAGAAATTGCGGCACATTATGATGTATAAATTTCTGGATAAAACACTCACAAGTTTCAAACTTATTGAACCTATGGAGCCGTTTGATGGATTGTGTAGTTTGAAGGTCTTGCAAACTCTGAGGTCAGTTCGAGCTAGTGATGTTTTCATCGCAAAGCTATCAAATTTATGTCAGCTGAGGCTCCTTAGCATTAATGGGGTAAGGAGCATCCACTGTGCACAACTTTGTGACTCTCTGTCAAAGATGCACCAGCTTTCAACATTAGAAATAGTAGCAAGCAATGAAGATGAGGTGCTCCAGCTTGAAACTTTGACACTACCAAACCCTCTTCGAAAGCTCATTTTTGCTGGGCGATTTTCGGAAGGAACTTTGAAATCTCCATTTTTCTCAAACCATGGAGACGCCCTTCACACGATATACCTATACTGGTCCCAGCTCGTGGATAACCCACTTCCACGCCTCTCTGAATTTTTGAGTTTGACCCAAATAATGCTTACAAGGGCGTATACTGGACAAGAGCTAAACTTCCATCCAGGGTGGTTTCCGAATGTGAAGATTATTTCCTTGAGGGATTTGCCACACGTCAACAAAATACACATACATGAGGGAACTTTGGTCCTCCTTGAAGAACTTGTGATTAGAAACCTTGTTGAACTGCAGGACATCCCTACAGGCGTGGAATATCTGAAATCCCTCAAAGATGCGTTGTTTCTTGACATGCATCCTAATTTCAAAAGGAATTTGCCAACGACAAAATTAAATCATGTACAGAGAGCCCTCTACACTATACGGTAACTGAAAAACATCCTCAGCTGGCCAATATATTATGTTCGAACTTTTCATGCCATGCGATGCGGGCTCAATCACCAGCACCAAACTCTAGCTTTTGGAGCTGATGAAATTTCGTTCTGTTGCAGATCCGAAGTGGCATGAGCCTTTCTTGGGTGGCTGGGGTTTGCAGTCATTATGGTCGGTGAGGGAGGGAGCTGTATACATCTCTGTTGTGCAATGGTGCGTTATGGGACAAGTGTCATTCGTCTTGCTATTATCATTTCTTCTTATTCAAACAAGAACAACTGGTTTGTAAATTGCAATAAGGCATGTGAATTATTTCTATTCTTGCCATCCATATTGATTTTACAGATTTATATGTAGTGGTGCTAAGCTACTGCTTCGAGATAATTACTATGTATTTTTACATAGTGATTCATGTAATAATGTCAAGCCGGTTGGCTCTATCTTATTTAAATTCGACAGCGCTCCTCTGAGATTTAGTTTAACTTGGAAACTCTTGTTGGTTCACGTGAGTACACTTGATGCCAAGCCGGTTAATgttggtgtttgtgtgtgtctgcTGATATGCGTGCGTGCGTGCCGTGTGTGTGCCTTTTGCTAGCTTTTGTCCTTTAGTTCTCCTCGTTCTGAATTTGTAGCAAAACTTTTCATTTGTATCATGGAACATCTGGGCCGATTCAGGTTTGCTGCATACAACCATCAAAGAAACTATTGGCTTTTCAAAACAAGAATGGTGCTGCATTTGACACACTTAAATCTGAAGATGTCAATTGGAAGGATCAGACTTCAAGCGAGCATAAACAGCAGCAGTTTATCAGAGTATTATTGTGGCGAGCAGGCGTCAGCCATGCATGACTTGTTCTGATGGTTTGCAGAAGCAAATGTCATAGAGCTCTCTtcatatttcaaatgcttctactgtTCGTCACAGATGAAAACTGGGGCACACGAACAAATCAGTAATAAGCCATAGCAAAGCAGGAACCGTGTAGTTTATGCATCTCTCTGTTTAGTTTACGCTTGTTCTGTTATAGTTTGACAGGGAACCCGAGGTTTACCCTCATATGAAAAAGGAGGAGATAGTGCCTCTAGGAAGCGCACGGAAGGCGGCCGTAATAAGGACAGGGACAGCGTGGACTTTGAACAGGCCAACCGTAGAGCTCCTTTGTCAAACTTGAAGAGCGGAGGTCGAAGGTTCTTGGCAGTTGCTAGGGGTGATAATTTAGCACTAATCATGGGGTAAACAATAGGTATTTTAAAGCTAGCATACGGCAACTTGGAGTTGTTGGGTGATGGGTTATTATAGCTTCTCGAGTTTTGCACGTCTTGCCTATACTCGTTGCTAGGAACTTCTGCCCATCTTGGAGGCATCTCTCAAGTTTGGCTCAGAGAAGAAGAAACTCCAAGCCTGCGTGGCGACGATGAAGCTGGTTCGACCAGATTAGTACAGGTACGTACGGTCCCTTCTCATCCTCTTCTGCTCCACCTTTCCCATCTTTCAATATCTGAGAACTGTTGGATTAGTTTTTCAGCCAGCAGTGTGCGATGTCAACCACCATGATGAATCTGAGCTCGGCGCGGTTCGTTGCGAGTTGAGACGGGATCTACAAACTGAATCTGTCTCCCCGTTGAAGACCCTCTCTGTTAAAAGACTCACGGAAGAAACAAAATGGTACTGCTAATTAggactccctctgtaaactaatataagatcttttagagtACTATCGAGAAACATTTCTGTTTCAATTCTGTGATATCAATCAATTTTCTCGAATATTGTGATATCAATCAATTGTCTAATTCCCATCAATAGTAAGAAATACTAGAGGAAATCTCGAATACACACCAGCAAACACCATGCTAACCAAATCATGTGAATTGAATCTGCGTTGGCGTTAGGCAGGAACCGTACATTCTTTTAGAAAAGAAGGAtgtacccctggcctctgcatctggaggATGCATATATGcggccatattattaattattcacaaagaccatacaaggtgatacatcaataagtctgaaaccaccatcttggcaacactgttgctactcctatccccttaaTGAAGGTGTGCTGAATGTccggcctaataccaaacagacatcacactaaaagcctaacatctaaagccgggtgtctcatccgagcCACTACCTGTATTGGGTCCCACACTGGTCTGGCACCCTCCCAGTGAGCAccgcacgctgcaagggccgtcacctccatTTTCCAtcggtccatcttcagagcagaactgatgcaccgaccttgccaggcctctctgccatcaacgccaccatgacgccagacagcttcctcctcctgcgcgagaCCATCTCCACGCATCAGCCGCCGAGTCTCCCCTGCCCATGCCGCCGAGAACCACGTCGACGATACGGTTGATGCCACACCGCTCCACCTACATGCCATCTCGCGTCGACTCTGAACTACCAGCAACTCCACCACCCTGAGAAGTACCCATCCGATGCCTTGAGGAAGGAACACGACACCAAAGTGCCATCGTCGCCCAAACAGAGAAACAGAGGCTTTCGCCTGCGCTCGTGGCAGAGGTGGGGGGCGTAGGATCCACACCGAAGCCTCCAGGAAGGGAATCGACGCCGAGGACATCGACTTTGGTGCGGCCGCCATGTCGGCCTGGAGTTTCCCCCGGATCCGTGCCCATCCGCCAGATCCGTCCAGGCAGTATTGGCGTCGACCGTAGTCGCTACCGTAGCCCGCACGAGTCGGAGACAACGCCTCCCATGGAACTCTGGTCGGCCATCGAGGAGCCGCCATAGCAccgccgcctccacgtcgcccacGTAGCCGTGGAAGGCCCCCCATCTGCACCTACGGCGGCCGCCCGCAGGGCATGCCGCACCTCGCGCCACGGATCGCGGCCACCGCCCGAGATCTGATTTGCCAGCCGCCGTCGCGCCATGAGAGCCAGATCCCCACGCCTGCGTCCGCGCACCGCACATGCGCCCCCGTGCCGTCCCCACACGCCGTGCAGCCCCAGCGCAAGCTCGCCACGGCAACCACGCGCTCCCACGGCGGAAGCCCCGCAACGCCCGAGCACCGTGAGAGGAAAAACCAAGTGCCCCGCCGCTGCCGACGctgcgcgggctttgcccggcggcgcctgctggcggcggcgaggggagggagatCTGGCGAGGAGGGAGCTCgcccggcggctagggttccgcccGGGTCGCCCGCGACACGGGGGACGGACGGGGGACGGCGGCTAGGAACCGTACATACTATGGATTTTATTGTGTA
The genomic region above belongs to Triticum aestivum cultivar Chinese Spring unplaced genomic scaffold, IWGSC CS RefSeq v2.1 scaffold179765, whole genome shotgun sequence and contains:
- the LOC123175988 gene encoding disease resistance protein RPM1 encodes the protein MADAALLLVTKKIGKAVAAETLSYARPFLEKKSRSIKALPDKMILIKNDLELIRAYLKEVDRKGFTDLVTEIWTGQARKLAYDMEDIVDQFTYVVGKHHLDGAWWSFFTKSQDPFTLDEIATAVKRINKELKRLKECRDWTQPVGGSDVPAKDYNTQQQMYLPGHGYSISDEELIGLDRNRKILMRLLNLNNCSHLQIIAVCGMGGIGKSTLVNNVFRKEASKFECHAWVSVSQSYNMYDIWRSMLKEIYSKEKKEFDAEKMTGAEMQMELKKILETKQYLIVLDDVWTAEVFRELKEVLVDTGMGSRVVITTRIEQVASVADDSYKIKVEPLEEEEAWCLFRRNAFPRTKNHICPLVLQECGKSIVEKCDGLPLALVAIGSTLSHKAQDVAEWKRFYNQLIWELHNNGDLNRVVKILNLSYKYLPDHLKSCFMYCAMFPEDHMIHRKRLIRMWVAEGFIEQRGACSLEDVAEGYLRELVQRGMLQVVKRNSFNRIKCVRMHDLVRELALFQSKRESFGTTYDDSHGVMHLESDSRRMSVLQCKNDIQPSIGQCRLRTFIAFSTSKASSSLFPSESKYLAVLELSGLPIETIPNSIGELFNLKYLGLNKTNVKILPRSTMNLHNLETLSLQDTDCVHLPRGSEKLKKLRHIMMYKFLDKTLTSFKLIEPMEPFDGLCSLKVLQTLRSVRASDVFIAKLSNLCQLRLLSINGVRSIHCAQLCDSLSKMHQLSTLEIVASNEDEVLQLETLTLPNPLRKLIFAGRFSEGTLKSPFFSNHGDALHTIYLYWSQLVDNPLPRLSEFLSLTQIMLTRAYTGQELNFHPGWFPNVKIISLRDLPHVNKIHIHEGTLVLLEELVIRNLVELQDIPTGVEYLKSLKDALFLDMHPNFKRNLPTTKLNHVQRALYTIRSEVA